The DNA window AAATACCTATTTATTCTTTTTCTGACGGCATCTGCCCTTAGCTCTTTATCCTCAAGAGACTGGGATATTCAGTATGAATGTATCCGGGAGACCTATGCCTATCACCACGAAGTTGGAGATACCACCATGTTTTCACTGCCAAAAGGTTCGATTATTGAATCAGATGGCATGGTCTCTGGATATCCATTTCGAATACGGTTTAAGGATGATAAAAGGGTTTCGTGGGTTTTGGTGGCCGATGTTATGCCTGTCGACTCCGATCCCCTTCCTGAAAAGTTAATAGGGCCTGTGAGGAGAGAAAAGACCCAAAATGGCAGGGATGAATGGATTTCTTCCTATCTGTTGCCGGCACTCTATGCAGAAAACCCACGAGAATATTTATATAACTATGAACCATTTTGGCGGGATGATTATAATGCCCAGGGTCGATTTGATTGGTGGAATGAATGGTATTATGCACAAGGATTTCGTTTTTATAATATAACTCTCATCGTGACATTTCCACCCGATGGTACAAATAGTTTTATTATCACAAAGATTGAAAAAAAAGATCAAAACACTTATTGGATAACTGCTATTGTAAATTATGTGACAGGCTCGGTGCTAACAAATTGGCAGGATGCTTTTGCAAACAAAAAAAATGAAACTGTTAAACTGATTCTCGAATTTGATGGAGATTACCTTGATATCTATCTGAATGATGATACTACTAAACTTAGTGAATTAGTATTGGCCGATAAAGACATTCAGGATGCGCTTATCCAAAAAATGAAACTGGAACCCGTGGATCTCTCAACCCTCCACTGGCCCACCCGGGCCGACGGTTCCATGGACTACCCCAAAATACAGGCTGACCTCTCGAATTTCTCGCCGACCCATACCACTATAGCAAACCT is part of the Sediminispirochaeta bajacaliforniensis DSM 16054 genome and encodes:
- a CDS encoding SH3 domain-containing protein, with translation KYLFILFLTASALSSLSSRDWDIQYECIRETYAYHHEVGDTTMFSLPKGSIIESDGMVSGYPFRIRFKDDKRVSWVLVADVMPVDSDPLPEKLIGPVRREKTQNGRDEWISSYLLPALYAENPREYLYNYEPFWRDDYNAQGRFDWWNEWYYAQGFRFYNITLIVTFPPDGTNSFIITKIEKKDQNTYWITAIVNYVTGSVLTNWQDAFANKKNETVKLILEFDGDYLDIYLNDDTTKLSELVLADKDIQDALIQKMKLEPVDLSTLHWPTRADGSMDYPKIQADLSNFSPTHTTIANLRLRIQPDTSAGFFTTLPEGTKVQVTEERETETIDGITASWVEVISESGYKGWCFGGYLAEMVTEQPEDVREYPITSEDGASSNSTVNQLQTSWLLSVVGAGVLLVIAAVIVVILRKRK